In one window of Tachypleus tridentatus isolate NWPU-2018 chromosome 2, ASM421037v1, whole genome shotgun sequence DNA:
- the yl gene encoding putative vitellogenin receptor yl isoform X1 — MILFKFVNTKYLIIKMFMLWLITTIILRTSTADCPKTWFECGNGRCLAEFWVCDGENDCGNGQDELNCGDLSGLSSSEEICTDTEIQCLSSGKCISEVWQCDGEDDCIDGTDEQNCDQISNCDGYQCKNHQCIPHRWHCDGSQDCKDGSDEQNCNYTSTTDILCTKEHGKFLCNSGNCIDLKQVCDDKINCVGGEDEGGHCVDTNECQNSNCSHGCQKIPEGHECTCPDGYQLNINGITCEDVNECENSEHRYCSQYCENTVGGYYCLCQKGYTVVNNSCKADGPEPLLIFSNVQGIRGLWLNSQRFFPVHKSLASAVGLTFDELEGRVYWVDINTEATGVYSSLLDGSNFHPVVTNGFATPEDIAFDWLARNLYITDAELKKIIVCKTDGSVCHVLFLEKLDKPRSLVLDPPRGLMYWTDWGRKPAIIRSGMDGSDKTLLVDTDIIWPNGLTIDYTLGWLYWADAKLNKIEYLTLDGKQRKIILQDGVFHPFSLAVFEDLLYWSDWSSFSLESCNKFTGKEQQLIFREHRNHLLGIHIYHPILSEIAPNPCWIRACSHLCLVGTEGKHRCVCPPGYLLDTDEKTCLSNLSDFILISEYNNVLQFNEESIGHDVIKKLPVTHLQDVGDLAYDWHHAVVYLSDIHKKIILAFNMSDFKTRLLVDTHLQTVEGLDFDWIGQNIYWVDAEKGTLEVITSKGYHRAILASNLSRPIHIALYPEKGVLFVALLGIQPAIVQFDMDGNNRKLVVSKHLGIPVSLAIDRWNEKLVWADSKKGLLSSIKVEHKQQQQIIKMGLGHLSSVAVGENGIYWMDVEHHALQFFHYSDPERKIFSVHLPTSLNNTSAMRKLYYVHMLNISAVLTGAGCEVDNGKCNHLCLVNSVGHTCGCSIGYALDDNGKTCEEEIKGCKKSEVSCANATVCIPEIWKCDGRFDCPDESDEKGCDNSCPNDNFRCNNGLCIVPSWVCDLTDDCGDGSDEQNCSNVKTCGPNQFDCGEGQCISMVWLCDGEKDCALGHDESNCEVKKCTDTEFRCSSGQCIPMSWKCDEEPDCSDGSDENCTTSPSCKSSDFHCNNNICIDLRLVCDQRDDCQDGSDEVDCDYNVITICPDGMINCENGPCIYNHEICDGLKDCPDGSDEVNCTVRQCDSWEFYCPTKRNCIPDAWLCDGEDDCGNKEDETLPKCHNTKVVKIATPVVQEVCKDFMCKSGECISWSLVCDRKPDCLDYSDEHEQCGSSCSTNNGGCAHICQHTPKGALCSCRKGYALMKDLHSCDDIDECTIKGHCSHFCNNTKGGFKCSCASGYILGTDHQYCKAKGGIPDLLYILPNEIRALTLRGMSNFLVFQKNIADLHGLDYNFKDQLIYWSEWKEGIIGSFSSSSGDSIVLVKELHQLNLLCYDWIGRNLYFTNGNGKIGVCTETGMFCTELLDTKVFHLSSFTLSPLDGLMFWSISSSLAESGSGIISRGNMDGSETFVLVTKVHWPVSLTIDHVLKQLFWADVKMNTIEASDFNGKNRHTVIQEGVHYPFSIALFEDYLFWTDWGTDTILRCNKFTGQSKFLVHRGDVKAEIMTVVHSVRQPEGPNPCNGASCQQLCLLVPGSYTCHCMSGFNLANDSSSCLPTFTEMETPTQPLPTEQPSATICKPSYCFNGGECIPIKNEPKCRCPTSFHGSRCEHSQQPSRVGNKDYSWVAGVVLGLFFIAFILALSVLLCYKHNKNLRVLGHNVAVGFKNPMFGLRNSGQLVLDGENEGVDEYMLGKQGAYRETSCFGNRGFNDLHNVEHVLLPQDGEFRRWPSRESQDSAFGSDCQPREGSCVDQASLNSRRKGDRLIYFFKKL, encoded by the exons atgattttatttaagtttgttaatactaagtatttaataataaaaatgtttatgttgtggCTTATTACCACTATTATATTACGGACTTCGACGGCTG ACTGCCCTAAAACTTGGTTCGAGTGCGGAAACGGGAGATGTTTAGCAGAATTCTGGGTTTGTGATGGTGAAAATGATTGTGGAAACGGCCAGGACGAATTAAACTGTGGTGATTTAAGCG GCTTATCAAGTTCTGAAGAAATTTGTACAGATACTGAGATCCAGTGTTTAAGTAGCGGAAAATGTATCTCTGAAGTTTGGCAGTGTGATGGAGAAGATGACTGTATAGATGGCACTGATGAACAAAACTGTG ACCAAATATCCAACTGTGATGGCTACCAGTGTAAAAACCATCAATGTATTCCTCATAGATGGCACTGTGATGGATCACAAGATTGTAAAGATGGATCAGATGAGCAAAATTGCA ATTATACAAGTACAACAGACATCCTGTGTACAAAAGAACATGGAAAGTTCTTGTGTAACTCTGGCAACTGCATAGACTTGAAACAAGTTTGTGATGACAAGATAAATTGTGTTGGTGGTGAAGATGAAGGAGGACACTGTG TAGATACCAATGAATGCCAAAATTCCAACTGTTCTCATGGCTGCCAGAAAATTCCTGAAGGTCATGAGTGCACTTGTCCAGATGGATATCAGCTTAACATTAATGGGATCACTTGTGAAG ATGTAAATGAATGTGAGAATTCTGAACACAGATATTGTAGCCAGTATTGTGAAAACACTGTTGGTGGATACTACTGTCTTTGTCAGAAAGGATACACTGTGGTCAACAACTCTTGTAAAGCAGATG GACCAGAACCATTACTCATCTTCTCAAATGTCCAAGGAATCAGAGGTTTATGGCTAAACTCTCAGCGTTTCTTTCCTGTACACAAATCCTTGGCTAGTGCTGTTGGACTAACGTTTGATGAATTGGAAGGAAGAGTGTACTGGGTTGATATTAACACAGAAGCTACAGGTGTATATTCCTCATTACTGGATGGCTCAAATTTCCATCCTGTCGTAACAAATG GATTTGCTACTCCTGAGGACATAGCATTTGATTGGCTAGCAAGAAATCTTTACATAACAGATGCAGAGctaaagaaaataattgtttgtaaaaCTGATGGCTCGGTGTGCCATGTACTTTTCTTGGAAAAATTGGATAAGCCTCGATCTCTTGTTTTGGATCCTCCTCGAGG ATTAATGTACTGGACAGACTGGGGAAGAAAACCAGCAATTATCAGAAGTGGTATGGATGGATCTGACAAGACACTTCTTGTGGATACAGATATCATTTGGCCTAATGGGTTGACCATTGACTATACTCTAGGGTGGCTCTACTGGGCTgatgcaaaattaaacaaaattgaatATCTAACACTAGATGGAAAACAGAGAAAG ATAATTCTTCAAGATGGTGTTTTCCACCCCTTTTCTTTGGCTGTATTTGAAGACTTGCTGTATTGGAGTGATTGGTCCTCCTTCTCCTTGGAGTCCTGTAATAAATTTACAGGAAAGGAACAGCAGCTGATATTCCGTGAACATCGCAACCATCTACTAGGGATTCATATTTACCATCCTATTTTGAGTGAGATAG CACCAAATCCTTGTTGGATCAGAGCATGTAGTCATCTGTGCTTAGTTGGAACTGAAGGTAAACATCGATGTGTATGTCCACCAGGTTATTTACTGGACACTGATGAAAAGACTTGTCTCT CAAACTTATCTGACTTTATTTTGATATCcgagtacaataatgtacttcaGTTTAATGAAGAAAGCATTGGTCATGATGTTATCAAAAAGTTGCCTGTCACTCATCTTCAGGATGTGGGTGACCTTGCATATGACTGGCATCATGCAGTTGTGTACCTTAGTGACATCCATAAGAAAATCATCCTGGCATTTAACATGTCTGACTTCAAAACCAG ACTACTAGTAGACACCCACCTACAGACAGTAGAAGGTTTAGACTTTGATTGGATTGGTCAGAACATCTATTGGGTTGATGCTGAAAAAGGAACACTTGAGGTTATCACTAGCAAGGGCTACCATAGAGCCATTCTGGCCTCAAACCTTTCAAGGCCAATTCATATTGCCCTTTATCCTGAAAAGGG GGTGTTATTTGTAGCTCTTCTGGGAATACAACCTGCAATAGTCCAATTTGATATGGATGGGAACAACAGGAAGTTGGTTGTTTCTAAACACCTTGGAATACCAGTGTCACTGGCCATAGACAGATGGAATGAAAAACTTGTGTGGGCAGATTCTAAGAAGGGGCTGTTATCATCCATAAAGGTTGAACACAAACAACA GCAACAAATCATAAAGATGGGGCTAGGACATCTGAGTTCGGTGGCAGTGGGAGAAAATGGCATATATTGGATGGATGTAGAACACCATGCACTGCAGTTCTTTCACTACAGCGACCCAGAACGAAAGATTTTCTCAGTACATCTACCAACTTCACTAAACAACACATCAGCAATGAGGAAGCTATACTATGTCCATATGCTAAACATATCTGCAG tcCTAACTGGAGCAGGATGTGAGGTGGATAATGGAAAATGTAACCACCTGTGCCTTGTTAACTCGGTTGGTCACACATGTGGGTGTTCCATTGGATATGCACTTGATGATAATGGAAAAACATGTGAAG AAGAGATCAAAGGATGTAAGAAAAGTGAAGTTTCATGTGCTAATGCTACTGTGTGTATACCAGAAATCTGGAAGTGTGATGGAAGGTTTGACTGCCCAGATGAATCTGATGAAAAGGGCTGTG ACAATAGCTGTCCCAATGACAACTTCAGATGTAACAATGGCCTATGTATTGTACCTTCCTGGGTGTGTGATTTGACAGATGATTGTGGAGATGGATCTGATGAACAGAACTGTT CCAATGTTAAGACTTGTGGGCCAAACCAGTTTGACTGTGGAGAGGGTCAGTGTATTTCTATGGTATGGCTTTGTGATGGAGAAAAGGATTGTGCCCTTGGCCATGATGAAAGTAACTGTGAAGTTAAAAAGTGCACAGACACTGAATTCAGATGCTCTTCTGGCCAGTGTATACCTATGTCTTGGAAATGTGATGAAGAACCTGACTGTTCAGATGGCTCTGATGAGAACTGTA CAACAAGCCCATCTTGTAAATCCAGTGACTTTCACTGCAACAATAACATCTGCATTGATTTAAGACTTGTGTGTGATCAAAGGGACGACTGTCAGGATGGATCTGATGAAGTAGACTGTg ATTACAACGTTATCACTATTTGTCCTGATGGCATGATAAATTGTGAAAATGGTCCCTGTATCTATAACCATGAAATCTGTGATGGCCTCAAAGATTGTCCTGATGGGAGTGATGAAGTGAACTGTA cTGTGAGACAGTGTGATAGTTGGGAGTTCTATTGTCCAACAAAGAGAAACTGTATTCCTGATGCCTGGTTGTGTGATGGTGAAGATGATTGTGGTAATAAAGAGGATGAAACCCTTCCAAAGTGCCACAACACTAAAGTTGTAAAGATTGCAACACCAGTTGTCCAAG AAGTATGCAAAGACTTTATGTGCAAATCTGGTGAATGCATTTCCTGGAGTCTCGTCTGTGATCGTAAACCAGATTGCTTGGACTATTCAGATGAACATGAGCAGTgtg GATCATCATGTAGCACAAACAATGGAGGTTGTGCCCACATTTGTCAACACACTCCAAAGGGAGCTCTGTGTTCCTGCAGAAAGGGATATGCTCTAATGAAAGACCTGCACAGCTGTGATG ATATTGATGAGTGTACCATCAAAGGACACTGCAGTCACTTCTGTAATAACACCAAAGGTGGCTTCAAGTGTTCATGTGCATCAGGCTACATCCTTGGTACAGACCACCAGTACTGTAAAGCTAAAG GTGGTATACCAGATCTTCTGTACATTTTGCCCAATGAGATCAGAGCCTTAACTTTGAGAGGAATGTCCAATTTCCTGGTATTTCAAAAGAATATAGCTGACTTGCATGGTCTGGACTATAACTTCAAAGACCAACTAATCTACTGGTCAGAGTGGAAAGAG GGCATTATTGGTAGCTTTTCTTCCAGCAGTGGAGATTCTATTGTCCTTGTGAAAGAATTACATCAGCTAAACCTTCTTTGTTATGACTGGATTGGTAGAAACCTCTATTTTACTAATGGAAATGGTAAAATTGGAGTATGTACTGAAACAGGGATGTTTTGTACAGAGTTACTTGACACCAAAGTTTTCCATCTGAGCAGTTTCACCTTATCTCCACTAGATGG GTTGATGTTTTGGAGTATTTCAAGCTCTCTGGCTGAAAGTGGTTCTGGAATAATATCTCGGGGCAACATGGATGGGTCCGAAACTTTTGTACTTGTGACCAAAGTTCACTGGCCTGTTTCTTTAACAATTGACCATGTTCTCAAGCAACTCTTCTGGGCTGATGTAAAAATGAATACAATTGAGGCCTCAGATTTTAATGGAAAGAACAG GCACACTGTTATCCAGGAAGGTGTACACTATCCGTTCAGTATTGCCTTGTTTGAAGACTATCTCTTCTGGACAGACTGGGGTACAGACACCATCCTCCGGTGTAACAAGTTCACTGGACAATCAAAGTTCCTGGTTCATCGAGGAGATGTTAAAGCAGAAATTATGACTGTGGTCCACTCTGTCAGACAGCCAGAAG gTCCCAATCCATGTAATGGAGCATCATGCCAGCAACTATGTTTACTTGTTCCTGGTAGTTATACATGCCACTGTATGTCTGGATTCAACCTGGCAAATGACTCAAGTTCTTGTTTACCAACAT TTACAGAGATGGAAACACCAACACAACCTTTGCCAACAGAGCAACCTAGTGCCACTATTTGTAAACCTTCATATTGTTTTAATGGTGGAGAATGCATTCCTATAAAAAATGAACCAAAGTGCAG ATGTCCAACATCGTTCCATGGTTCTCGGTGTGAACATTCCCAACAACCTTC
- the yl gene encoding putative vitellogenin receptor yl isoform X2: MILFKFVNTKYLIIKMFMLWLITTIILRTSTADCPKTWFECGNGRCLAEFWVCDGENDCGNGQDELNCGDLSGLSSSEEICTDTEIQCLSSGKCISEVWQCDGEDDCIDGTDEQNCDQISNCDGYQCKNHQCIPHRWHCDGSQDCKDGSDEQNCNYTSTTDILCTKEHGKFLCNSGNCIDLKQVCDDKINCVGGEDEGGHCDTNECQNSNCSHGCQKIPEGHECTCPDGYQLNINGITCEDVNECENSEHRYCSQYCENTVGGYYCLCQKGYTVVNNSCKADGPEPLLIFSNVQGIRGLWLNSQRFFPVHKSLASAVGLTFDELEGRVYWVDINTEATGVYSSLLDGSNFHPVVTNGFATPEDIAFDWLARNLYITDAELKKIIVCKTDGSVCHVLFLEKLDKPRSLVLDPPRGLMYWTDWGRKPAIIRSGMDGSDKTLLVDTDIIWPNGLTIDYTLGWLYWADAKLNKIEYLTLDGKQRKIILQDGVFHPFSLAVFEDLLYWSDWSSFSLESCNKFTGKEQQLIFREHRNHLLGIHIYHPILSEIAPNPCWIRACSHLCLVGTEGKHRCVCPPGYLLDTDEKTCLSNLSDFILISEYNNVLQFNEESIGHDVIKKLPVTHLQDVGDLAYDWHHAVVYLSDIHKKIILAFNMSDFKTRLLVDTHLQTVEGLDFDWIGQNIYWVDAEKGTLEVITSKGYHRAILASNLSRPIHIALYPEKGVLFVALLGIQPAIVQFDMDGNNRKLVVSKHLGIPVSLAIDRWNEKLVWADSKKGLLSSIKVEHKQQQQIIKMGLGHLSSVAVGENGIYWMDVEHHALQFFHYSDPERKIFSVHLPTSLNNTSAMRKLYYVHMLNISAVLTGAGCEVDNGKCNHLCLVNSVGHTCGCSIGYALDDNGKTCEEEIKGCKKSEVSCANATVCIPEIWKCDGRFDCPDESDEKGCDNSCPNDNFRCNNGLCIVPSWVCDLTDDCGDGSDEQNCSNVKTCGPNQFDCGEGQCISMVWLCDGEKDCALGHDESNCEVKKCTDTEFRCSSGQCIPMSWKCDEEPDCSDGSDENCTTSPSCKSSDFHCNNNICIDLRLVCDQRDDCQDGSDEVDCDYNVITICPDGMINCENGPCIYNHEICDGLKDCPDGSDEVNCTVRQCDSWEFYCPTKRNCIPDAWLCDGEDDCGNKEDETLPKCHNTKVVKIATPVVQEVCKDFMCKSGECISWSLVCDRKPDCLDYSDEHEQCGSSCSTNNGGCAHICQHTPKGALCSCRKGYALMKDLHSCDDIDECTIKGHCSHFCNNTKGGFKCSCASGYILGTDHQYCKAKGGIPDLLYILPNEIRALTLRGMSNFLVFQKNIADLHGLDYNFKDQLIYWSEWKEGIIGSFSSSSGDSIVLVKELHQLNLLCYDWIGRNLYFTNGNGKIGVCTETGMFCTELLDTKVFHLSSFTLSPLDGLMFWSISSSLAESGSGIISRGNMDGSETFVLVTKVHWPVSLTIDHVLKQLFWADVKMNTIEASDFNGKNRHTVIQEGVHYPFSIALFEDYLFWTDWGTDTILRCNKFTGQSKFLVHRGDVKAEIMTVVHSVRQPEGPNPCNGASCQQLCLLVPGSYTCHCMSGFNLANDSSSCLPTFTEMETPTQPLPTEQPSATICKPSYCFNGGECIPIKNEPKCRCPTSFHGSRCEHSQQPSRVGNKDYSWVAGVVLGLFFIAFILALSVLLCYKHNKNLRVLGHNVAVGFKNPMFGLRNSGQLVLDGENEGVDEYMLGKQGAYRETSCFGNRGFNDLHNVEHVLLPQDGEFRRWPSRESQDSAFGSDCQPREGSCVDQASLNSRRKGDRLIYFFKKL; the protein is encoded by the exons atgattttatttaagtttgttaatactaagtatttaataataaaaatgtttatgttgtggCTTATTACCACTATTATATTACGGACTTCGACGGCTG ACTGCCCTAAAACTTGGTTCGAGTGCGGAAACGGGAGATGTTTAGCAGAATTCTGGGTTTGTGATGGTGAAAATGATTGTGGAAACGGCCAGGACGAATTAAACTGTGGTGATTTAAGCG GCTTATCAAGTTCTGAAGAAATTTGTACAGATACTGAGATCCAGTGTTTAAGTAGCGGAAAATGTATCTCTGAAGTTTGGCAGTGTGATGGAGAAGATGACTGTATAGATGGCACTGATGAACAAAACTGTG ACCAAATATCCAACTGTGATGGCTACCAGTGTAAAAACCATCAATGTATTCCTCATAGATGGCACTGTGATGGATCACAAGATTGTAAAGATGGATCAGATGAGCAAAATTGCA ATTATACAAGTACAACAGACATCCTGTGTACAAAAGAACATGGAAAGTTCTTGTGTAACTCTGGCAACTGCATAGACTTGAAACAAGTTTGTGATGACAAGATAAATTGTGTTGGTGGTGAAGATGAAGGAGGACACTGTG ATACCAATGAATGCCAAAATTCCAACTGTTCTCATGGCTGCCAGAAAATTCCTGAAGGTCATGAGTGCACTTGTCCAGATGGATATCAGCTTAACATTAATGGGATCACTTGTGAAG ATGTAAATGAATGTGAGAATTCTGAACACAGATATTGTAGCCAGTATTGTGAAAACACTGTTGGTGGATACTACTGTCTTTGTCAGAAAGGATACACTGTGGTCAACAACTCTTGTAAAGCAGATG GACCAGAACCATTACTCATCTTCTCAAATGTCCAAGGAATCAGAGGTTTATGGCTAAACTCTCAGCGTTTCTTTCCTGTACACAAATCCTTGGCTAGTGCTGTTGGACTAACGTTTGATGAATTGGAAGGAAGAGTGTACTGGGTTGATATTAACACAGAAGCTACAGGTGTATATTCCTCATTACTGGATGGCTCAAATTTCCATCCTGTCGTAACAAATG GATTTGCTACTCCTGAGGACATAGCATTTGATTGGCTAGCAAGAAATCTTTACATAACAGATGCAGAGctaaagaaaataattgtttgtaaaaCTGATGGCTCGGTGTGCCATGTACTTTTCTTGGAAAAATTGGATAAGCCTCGATCTCTTGTTTTGGATCCTCCTCGAGG ATTAATGTACTGGACAGACTGGGGAAGAAAACCAGCAATTATCAGAAGTGGTATGGATGGATCTGACAAGACACTTCTTGTGGATACAGATATCATTTGGCCTAATGGGTTGACCATTGACTATACTCTAGGGTGGCTCTACTGGGCTgatgcaaaattaaacaaaattgaatATCTAACACTAGATGGAAAACAGAGAAAG ATAATTCTTCAAGATGGTGTTTTCCACCCCTTTTCTTTGGCTGTATTTGAAGACTTGCTGTATTGGAGTGATTGGTCCTCCTTCTCCTTGGAGTCCTGTAATAAATTTACAGGAAAGGAACAGCAGCTGATATTCCGTGAACATCGCAACCATCTACTAGGGATTCATATTTACCATCCTATTTTGAGTGAGATAG CACCAAATCCTTGTTGGATCAGAGCATGTAGTCATCTGTGCTTAGTTGGAACTGAAGGTAAACATCGATGTGTATGTCCACCAGGTTATTTACTGGACACTGATGAAAAGACTTGTCTCT CAAACTTATCTGACTTTATTTTGATATCcgagtacaataatgtacttcaGTTTAATGAAGAAAGCATTGGTCATGATGTTATCAAAAAGTTGCCTGTCACTCATCTTCAGGATGTGGGTGACCTTGCATATGACTGGCATCATGCAGTTGTGTACCTTAGTGACATCCATAAGAAAATCATCCTGGCATTTAACATGTCTGACTTCAAAACCAG ACTACTAGTAGACACCCACCTACAGACAGTAGAAGGTTTAGACTTTGATTGGATTGGTCAGAACATCTATTGGGTTGATGCTGAAAAAGGAACACTTGAGGTTATCACTAGCAAGGGCTACCATAGAGCCATTCTGGCCTCAAACCTTTCAAGGCCAATTCATATTGCCCTTTATCCTGAAAAGGG GGTGTTATTTGTAGCTCTTCTGGGAATACAACCTGCAATAGTCCAATTTGATATGGATGGGAACAACAGGAAGTTGGTTGTTTCTAAACACCTTGGAATACCAGTGTCACTGGCCATAGACAGATGGAATGAAAAACTTGTGTGGGCAGATTCTAAGAAGGGGCTGTTATCATCCATAAAGGTTGAACACAAACAACA GCAACAAATCATAAAGATGGGGCTAGGACATCTGAGTTCGGTGGCAGTGGGAGAAAATGGCATATATTGGATGGATGTAGAACACCATGCACTGCAGTTCTTTCACTACAGCGACCCAGAACGAAAGATTTTCTCAGTACATCTACCAACTTCACTAAACAACACATCAGCAATGAGGAAGCTATACTATGTCCATATGCTAAACATATCTGCAG tcCTAACTGGAGCAGGATGTGAGGTGGATAATGGAAAATGTAACCACCTGTGCCTTGTTAACTCGGTTGGTCACACATGTGGGTGTTCCATTGGATATGCACTTGATGATAATGGAAAAACATGTGAAG AAGAGATCAAAGGATGTAAGAAAAGTGAAGTTTCATGTGCTAATGCTACTGTGTGTATACCAGAAATCTGGAAGTGTGATGGAAGGTTTGACTGCCCAGATGAATCTGATGAAAAGGGCTGTG ACAATAGCTGTCCCAATGACAACTTCAGATGTAACAATGGCCTATGTATTGTACCTTCCTGGGTGTGTGATTTGACAGATGATTGTGGAGATGGATCTGATGAACAGAACTGTT CCAATGTTAAGACTTGTGGGCCAAACCAGTTTGACTGTGGAGAGGGTCAGTGTATTTCTATGGTATGGCTTTGTGATGGAGAAAAGGATTGTGCCCTTGGCCATGATGAAAGTAACTGTGAAGTTAAAAAGTGCACAGACACTGAATTCAGATGCTCTTCTGGCCAGTGTATACCTATGTCTTGGAAATGTGATGAAGAACCTGACTGTTCAGATGGCTCTGATGAGAACTGTA CAACAAGCCCATCTTGTAAATCCAGTGACTTTCACTGCAACAATAACATCTGCATTGATTTAAGACTTGTGTGTGATCAAAGGGACGACTGTCAGGATGGATCTGATGAAGTAGACTGTg ATTACAACGTTATCACTATTTGTCCTGATGGCATGATAAATTGTGAAAATGGTCCCTGTATCTATAACCATGAAATCTGTGATGGCCTCAAAGATTGTCCTGATGGGAGTGATGAAGTGAACTGTA cTGTGAGACAGTGTGATAGTTGGGAGTTCTATTGTCCAACAAAGAGAAACTGTATTCCTGATGCCTGGTTGTGTGATGGTGAAGATGATTGTGGTAATAAAGAGGATGAAACCCTTCCAAAGTGCCACAACACTAAAGTTGTAAAGATTGCAACACCAGTTGTCCAAG AAGTATGCAAAGACTTTATGTGCAAATCTGGTGAATGCATTTCCTGGAGTCTCGTCTGTGATCGTAAACCAGATTGCTTGGACTATTCAGATGAACATGAGCAGTgtg GATCATCATGTAGCACAAACAATGGAGGTTGTGCCCACATTTGTCAACACACTCCAAAGGGAGCTCTGTGTTCCTGCAGAAAGGGATATGCTCTAATGAAAGACCTGCACAGCTGTGATG ATATTGATGAGTGTACCATCAAAGGACACTGCAGTCACTTCTGTAATAACACCAAAGGTGGCTTCAAGTGTTCATGTGCATCAGGCTACATCCTTGGTACAGACCACCAGTACTGTAAAGCTAAAG GTGGTATACCAGATCTTCTGTACATTTTGCCCAATGAGATCAGAGCCTTAACTTTGAGAGGAATGTCCAATTTCCTGGTATTTCAAAAGAATATAGCTGACTTGCATGGTCTGGACTATAACTTCAAAGACCAACTAATCTACTGGTCAGAGTGGAAAGAG GGCATTATTGGTAGCTTTTCTTCCAGCAGTGGAGATTCTATTGTCCTTGTGAAAGAATTACATCAGCTAAACCTTCTTTGTTATGACTGGATTGGTAGAAACCTCTATTTTACTAATGGAAATGGTAAAATTGGAGTATGTACTGAAACAGGGATGTTTTGTACAGAGTTACTTGACACCAAAGTTTTCCATCTGAGCAGTTTCACCTTATCTCCACTAGATGG GTTGATGTTTTGGAGTATTTCAAGCTCTCTGGCTGAAAGTGGTTCTGGAATAATATCTCGGGGCAACATGGATGGGTCCGAAACTTTTGTACTTGTGACCAAAGTTCACTGGCCTGTTTCTTTAACAATTGACCATGTTCTCAAGCAACTCTTCTGGGCTGATGTAAAAATGAATACAATTGAGGCCTCAGATTTTAATGGAAAGAACAG GCACACTGTTATCCAGGAAGGTGTACACTATCCGTTCAGTATTGCCTTGTTTGAAGACTATCTCTTCTGGACAGACTGGGGTACAGACACCATCCTCCGGTGTAACAAGTTCACTGGACAATCAAAGTTCCTGGTTCATCGAGGAGATGTTAAAGCAGAAATTATGACTGTGGTCCACTCTGTCAGACAGCCAGAAG gTCCCAATCCATGTAATGGAGCATCATGCCAGCAACTATGTTTACTTGTTCCTGGTAGTTATACATGCCACTGTATGTCTGGATTCAACCTGGCAAATGACTCAAGTTCTTGTTTACCAACAT TTACAGAGATGGAAACACCAACACAACCTTTGCCAACAGAGCAACCTAGTGCCACTATTTGTAAACCTTCATATTGTTTTAATGGTGGAGAATGCATTCCTATAAAAAATGAACCAAAGTGCAG ATGTCCAACATCGTTCCATGGTTCTCGGTGTGAACATTCCCAACAACCTTC